One Citrus sinensis cultivar Valencia sweet orange chromosome 5, DVS_A1.0, whole genome shotgun sequence genomic window, TTAAATGCAGGCAGGCCAATTATAGAAAACCTTTTGCTACCTGAATTTCTGGCTCGGCAACGACATATTGCTTAAGTAATCTGTCCCCAAATGCACGAGAAACAGCAAGAACACCACCAACCCGCCATGTTCCTGGAAAGTTAGTAactttctttatatttcattCAAGCAATAGAATCAAACTTCAAACACTTGATTAAAGTGATATGTACGATTTAAGtaacatattttcattttctatccctgtaacttaattatttttttatctctctGTTAAGTAACTTAATTGCTAacttaaatatcataaatgtAAGCCAAAACTTAGAAAActcaaaattacataataacaATCTCAATTCAAATAGGAAACGTAAAGCAAATGTCACCCTTGCTGGCATATAATAAAGCATATAAATAACAACCCAATATTACATATTCACCTGCCCAAATAACAAAACCTCCAGCCTCTTCAATTCTTTGTCGTTCATCAGATCGATCAGGTTTATGATCAATAGACAGTGGAATAGCTGCAATAAATCACATAAATTTTCATCCAATAACCAAGAACTatgaaaacaatttcaattgttAGTCATATATAGGTATTTCATCAGTAAATATGAACTCAAATCTATATCCACAGAAATGTCCTCATCTGACAACTCTAACTTGACATAGTATTTATAGAAGTACacagaagaaggagaagagcAACTTCTTTGATTGAACTCCACTTTCTTTTTATACGGAATTTTCGACCCTGTTAAGCTGTATTCAGGAACAGTGAATTAGGCCATACAACTGGAACTAGGTGGAATTGGAGGTTTCCTTCTTTGaagaattacaaattaatatcTCTAATTCCAGTTCCTAATATCTAATTCCACTCAAGCATGTATCTGCTTTCAGCATATGGTAACCCTATTACGCCCAACCTATATAGTAAAGAAGACATCAACCTGAGCCAGCTCTGGAGGCCACCACTCTGGAATCACCAACATTTGCAACAAGCAGCCGATCCCCTAACAGCACAGCAGTTGAAGCAGTTGACCCAGCATCTTTGTGCTGGCCTTTTTCTTCACTAAGGTAATTCTCatcagtttttttaaaaacttcaacTGCAATACAAAAGTTGTGCCTATTCAGTGATCCACAAAGACAATATtccaaattccaaaaaaaCTCATAAATATTCATGCCCACAAAACACAATAAACATTTCGAACAACTTCATACCAATAGCTGTCTTTGTGTCCTTTATAAAATCTGGATGGCtacttaaatttttgaagagaTGGTTTTTAAGATACTCTGCAGTTCTGGAGCCTCCATGACCTAAACAGGGAAAAAGAGTCCTTTATGAAcccacaaaacaaaaagtaagaaaGATACAAATCCTCCCCCACAGTTATACagaaatgtttaaaaatataacaagtaGGCAGAAGGCATAACAACAAATGAAAGCcacatcaataaaatttgctagtgctattaaaaaacaaaaaaattaaaaaaagggcaGCAGCAACATACCGTCATAAACACCGAAAAAAGCAACCATCTGACCATCAACCTCAGATAAACTTGTCTCATAAAAATCTTCCATTGAAGACCTTTTACCTTTAAAAGTGGAATATCCATAGCTAAACTTTGCAGTTCGGCTTCCAGTCAGAAAGCTAAAAAAACAGATAACATTTATTCAGGCACATATGTATACCGCCGGTTCTGTTGTGAGATTAAAGTTTAAAAgagtttcttaaaaaaaaaaaaattgcaggaCAAAAGCAGACATAACCTGGCATCTGGCCAAAATTTCATGGCCATTTTTAGTAAAtgcaaatatataataaaacttCAGCCGATCCATGTTAAATACCAGAGTAActataatattaatagaagAACAGGCATGGTCCATTTCAAAAAGATATGAAATTCCGCGCAAGATATGCATAACCATATACGAAAACTTAATATTTTCACAGGACGGTTTAGTTGATGTGCTTTCAAAATGCAAAGCAGAATCAATCACATCAATACAAACAAACGTACCCTTAACAGAACATAtctaaattatgtaaaagaaaataaaatatcgtTAGCACATAAATTTCATCAACTAAGAATTTTAAACATAGAATCCCATCACTCATTCAGTGAAGGAAGTACCCAATTGGATTAATTAAAGCTATTGAAGGAAATGGGAAACCTCATGCCTCCGCCGCTGAAGAGGGCATCCGGATCCCGAGCCGCTATCATAACATCTAAAGGCTTGGCATCAGCATCCCGGGAAGAAGATGCAGACGGCTCCGCTTTCGAATCTGCAAGTGCTGCCGCTGTTggtgtaattgttatttttgtaagttTTGAGTCATTcatattcaatattaatgttgATGTTGATGCCGCcgcatttttttgtttcaaggGGATTTGctctttatattaatttaaaatggcttccaattcttttttttttttttcaatccagCGTACGTAGTACCAGTCGAATCAGGAGCGAGCCAGTTCTTCCATTCCACCGTGTTAATGAtcgattttatttttatttttatttgatactttttttttttgatatgcCAATAAAATGTGTTGTGTTATATTATTGTGTAAGATAAGCGTTTGaccttattattttattgtttttacatttaattaatttaattcatatttataatgattcaaacaaaaattcatattaaaaaaataattcaatcttTTGTTACTGcaattttgttataaaaaaaaaaaaaaaagagttcatTTTCTGATTGGTGCAAATAATCCAACGAACTCAATTCAACGTGCCCGGTAATTGCACGTTGAAAAATACAGGATGGCAATTGGCTTGAGGAAAGTCAAGGAGTGACATTCGTGACTATTATTTGTTACAGGAGCTTCATTTTgttcttaataaaaaagaaaatgcatgtGGCAAAGAATGAAAGAAACATTCAGCTgttttgagaaagaaaaacttgAGAAACCAACAGTCATACATGCGCACAGAGGACCTGAAAAGGTGTACAAACAAAACGAACGGACTAGTTGAACAAAGAAAGTCGTAAGAATAATAACTAGTCCATCACGATGAGCAACACCCAGTAGTTGAAGCATCATTTTGCGGAGGACTTTCTTTGAAGATGTTCTTTTTCACACCACTTGAGCCCTCGCTCAACAGACTTGGGGTGTCCAAAATCTGCCATCAACATTCAAAATCACCAATCATGCTTAATTGTCATGAATCACAATTATGGTCACTGCCTAAATGAATGCGCACAAGggggtagagagagagagggagagggagagaaGCTTCATCAAAGCATGAACTATGTTTGCAATGCACTGGCAagcataataaattaaacttataatGGGCAACCAAACAGTTATCATCAAAGTACCAAACAAGCATCAGGACCACACTTAAGTAAGTTTTAGCAGGGGAATGATCATGTCTTCTTAATGCATGTGTACATGCTATGCATGAAACCATGTTTGGTTTCATCCAAATTCACTCTTCACTTCTATTAAGCTTTAAATAACTCTAATCTAGCTTTCTGTCTCTGAGGTACCTCCTTACAAAAGGAGTAAGAAGAAGGGCACATTTTAGCAGCCAACAGAATAACTTTTTGCAAAATAAGTGCAGGTGGAGgaaagttttgaaaaaaacaaataaggcTTCCACAATATGTAcctttaaaacaagctcctcAAAGCACTGCTCTACATTGACTCGAGTTTTAGCACTACACTCCAGAAAAAGGCAGCCGTATTCCCTAGCGAAGTCGATACCCTCTTTTTTGCTGACAACCCTTTCACTTTCCTGCATAAGTATCATTTTACATGCACAGGATAGCATTAAATGGACTACAATTCGAGATAAATTCATGAACATAACATCTAACGTGCCCATGAGACAACACAGAACCAATATAGTTATAGAATAGAGAACTAACTAGAGCAATAGAACTTACTAAGAAGAAAATGCCAGAAGCCTGACAAAAATAATCTCCAAGGACATACCTTATCAACTTTGTTTCCAACAAGCAACTTGATGCAGTCTTGATTTGTTGAGTACAGATCAATTTCTTTAGCCCAAATATCGGCTAGGTTGGTAAATGTATCCCGTCGTGTCACATCATAAACtgttataatttcaaaatgcAGTCAGTTACATAACAGAACATACTCAAAGTAAAGAAATAAACACAAGGAAAACACTGCCACTAAAATGGATCTAAAAAGAACATCGGACGCTTCCggaaatcaattaaatatttctaCAGCTATAGCAAATTATAAAGATGAAGGACATCTTATACCATATGAACAAGACAAAACTACATACCCATGATTATCCCTTGGGCTCCCCTGTAATAGGAACTAGTTAGTGTTCTAAATCTTTCCTGCCCAGCTGCATTAAGGCAGAATAGATTAGTACATTCGTCAAGttacatatataaaagaaagtaTCATTTTAGCAGGAATGAAAAGGCTATTAAAATTGTCAATTATAACTCTTTAATTGAGGTCGTGTATATAAGCAAAAACCATAGCAAAACAGGCGAGAATAGCTTTCCTCATGAATCATCATAAGAGGAGATAAAAATAAGTACCCTGCAACAGAATTAGAGATACCCTACAGGAAAATGGGAGAGGCACTCTCATTGGAGACCATTTCATCCTATGGCCCAAACAGGAAGTCTCTCTAACTCCTCCTTCGGTGTGAGCAATTTTGTTCccaatttttttgtataatGAGATGTGACCTTGCCGGCTAAAATTCCCAATTCTTACCCTCTCAACTGAATCTCCCATGTTCAATGTTTACCTTTGAATTGTTTATCAATCAATCTAGTTTCAATCATAATGGTCTATAACCTTCTTCTAATCACAtgcattcttaattttttgacAACAGATTCAAACAGGATAAAATACCATAACTTCTCGGTAAAACAGGTCACTAGCTTAAGAAAGCCAACAGCCTTTGGCGATAAATTGGGATGTATTATAAACCTCTAGATATAAACAATAAACCTTCAATGCCTTCTCAACAAAAAACTGCAAAAAGAACAAATACATTCAACAGCATATTTCCTCTTGATATATAAGTTACACAGCACATTAGTAGTGCAAGTGAATGTAGCAGTCACAaaatggaaggaaaataaaaaagatactCACCCGTGTCCCAAATGGCAAGCTTCATTTTTTTACCACCAAGAGCAACATGCTTTATCTTAAAATCCACACCTGccaaaatgatcaaattttttacCGATCCCAGTTccaaattttgatattaaaaaaaaatctaaaatctaaaacaTGACAGGAGAAGATTACCAATGGTAGGAGAGAGCTCCTCAAAGGTATCAGAAGTGAAACTCAATAGCAAAGTACTCTTGCCAACCCCAGAATCTCCAATTAACAGCAACTTAAACAAGTAATCGAACTCCTGCTGACTCGTTGAAGAAGccatcaaacaaacaaataaaaatgaagactTTTGGGTTCAAGCTGATGGGTTTGGATCTGAAGGTGATGTTTTCATAAAATGTTCAGCAATGTGGAGGCGAAAAACAGGAAAAGCAAATAGCTTTGGGCTTTGCAGAGATGCAAAGAAAACTCTAaagtcttcttctttctttctctctccaaTGCATCTGCGCCTGTCTCTGTCCACCGCCTTTCTTCTTATTGCAAATAACGTTCGGGTTCTCAATGTTTTTACACTTTGTTGATTAAGGgaatattttacatttgtatcaaaCACGTCCTAATCTCTTTCGCACAGACTGAAATATCCTCTAGTGTGTCTGTGCTActgtttgttaaaatttttatgtcaaATCAGAATTTTTGGGTGGTAATCTGGTGCTGAATTTACTATTACGACTAAAtaggttattttatttcaatttggaTTAGAGACCTAATTGATGTAAGGGGAGAAACGTATATCCTTAAACGACATATTCAATAAGAATAGGGATCTATgcgttattattttttctttcctgtATTCACCTCGGTATGTAGTACTTTCCGAGGCAAGTTATAACCGACGTTTAGCAGCCGTTGATTACAATCTGATCTTTGGTTGCTTCCGGTTTCCGGAACGTATTTTCAGACAATGATTCATTATTAAAACGAGGATTAGTTAAGCATGATATGAGTTAGTCACCAACTGTGTGGCAGAAATAATGATTTGTTTGTGGGTAACTGCTTCTTTAATCCTGTccgtgtatttttaaaaaattatcaaaaatattattctcatTACTTTTATAGATGTTCACATAATTTTTCAACGatagatataatatttttgttcaatataatttaaaattcaaacaaatttatcatgtaacaaataaaaaatatacaatacTTATGTAACTTTTAAcggaaaatatatatacacaacaAATCTTTTAAGTAAATTCTAATAATTGAGGAATTAGTTCAAATtataaagacaaaaaagatatttacctcctatttttcaattagaatgtcttcccccccccccccccccccccaagcCTCCCTTAATGAGTGCTAACAACTAatgttaagaaaattatttacaatgaataatttatataattataaagttaGGGTATAAAGTTTATATCGTAAATGAGGTGACTTTGACGTGTTATTCATTCATTAGTACTATGtctaattaatgaaaatataaaaaattaactattacCTTGCAATCTTTGTATCCCAATTTTATAAACTCATCATTAGTTATTTTGAACAAATAAGCCAACTTATTAACCGcccattttttaaacaatatatcaattttcttttcttttttttaatttttttttctgtataaatgcaaaagttttattgaaggaagaaaaaagagacAAAAAGTGAAGAGCAGAAACTCtgtaaatgaaacaaaaattagaggcTGAACCCGTAAAAAGGAAGCCCCACCAACCCCAGTGCAGCTGGCGATTTAGTAATAGGCTAATTGCCGTAGAGGAGAATCCTACCAGTTAAAACAAAcgtatttttgttttccacCGCCCCGAAATTTGAGCTATCATCTAGTCAATACAATCAGTAGAGATTGTATTTAACCAAACCTTAGAGGTGttgatatttgaaattatttttgttttgctatAATCTAAGGTATAattccagaaaaaaaaaaaaaattgtgatcaTTTGTGAAACCATTGGGGTCTATATGACCATTTAACTAAATCTTGAGGTGCGCGTGACTTTTTtccttataaatataacataaaattaataaatctacATTTagtgcaaaataaaatataaatgaaatgaaaaacttataaatagaagataaaataagtaaattaatataaaactaataaaatggtaaatataacattaaactaataaataacattaagtgtaaaataaaatataaattttatagattacatttaaaacttattaataaaaggTAAAAGAAGTGAATTAATATAGGTgttgttgaaaataaatataaaaaacttataaatatagaatgaaaactcattataatattgattaccttatatatttaatgattttgtaCTTAAACTAAATAATGATAGTTTTAGGTTTATATAACACATATGATGTGTTATTAAAGGTAAAGcttattcttaaaaattaattgtgaaaaaaaaatccttttaaTGTTTTTCAAATCTATTGTAAGATGAGGCGATTTTACATCCATCTAAACTTCCTCACAGCAACCCCCAAATGATTTTCAAGTATAAGTAAGGAgcaaagtaattaattaatataaggataccatgtttattttgttttagctTGATTTACATTTGTAGTTAAaccaattcaataaaatttaatccacTTGCTTTTAGtacaatttgttttgttttcaattaatgagttttttgtttgtttaattaaagtaaatgaataaactgttttttcactaaatttttgtagaaacaattttagttgttttaataattaatagtcttatattaatttacttgttttaacTTTCACTaatgtaatttacaaaaaaaatatgtttatcaTGGCATTGATGTCGTAATTTTGAACTACAACATTATAGAATTTTCCCCTATTATGTAGGTTACATTTGCAgctaaaatatcaaaataagttTCCTATATCTTCTctccaatttaattataaacccaaaaaataagtttatctTTAAGCAAAGTCtcattgattaattttgtcaaaatacaaTGAGTAAAGCTATTGGCACCCTCAAATATCCTTTAAAAACCCCTATTATAAGTACACACCATTAAACAATGttagaaattttatatttattattaacacccactttaattcaaaaa contains:
- the LOC102628215 gene encoding probable protein phosphatase 2C 11, which codes for MASSTSQQEFDYLFKLLLIGDSGVGKSTLLLSFTSDTFEELSPTIGVDFKIKHVALGGKKMKLAIWDTAGQERFRTLTSSYYRGAQGIIMVYDVTRRDTFTNLADIWAKEIDLYSTNQDCIKLLVGNKVDKESERVVSKKEGIDFAREYGCLFLECSAKTRVNVEQCFEELVLKILDTPSLLSEGSSGVKKNIFKESPPQNDASTTGCCSSYKEQIPLKQKNAAASTSTLILNMNDSKLTKITITPTAAALADSKAEPSASSSRDADAKPLDVMIAARDPDALFSGGGMSFLTGSRTAKFSYGYSTFKGKRSSMEDFYETSLSEVDGQMVAFFGVYDGHGGSRTAEYLKNHLFKNLSSHPDFIKDTKTAIVEVFKKTDENYLSEEKGQHKDAGSTASTAVLLGDRLLVANVGDSRVVASRAGSAIPLSIDHKPDRSDERQRIEEAGGFVIWAGTWRVGGVLAVSRAFGDRLLKQYVVAEPEIQEEEIDGVDFIIIASDGLWNVISNRDAVAMVEHITDAEAASRKLIKEAYARGSSDNITCVVVRFENS